In Neofelis nebulosa isolate mNeoNeb1 chromosome 10, mNeoNeb1.pri, whole genome shotgun sequence, one DNA window encodes the following:
- the LOC131488623 gene encoding olfactory receptor 51L1-like produces the protein MPRISMTTFNSSNTLSSTFYLSGIPGYEEFHHWISIPFCLLYLVGIMGNCTILHIVRTDPRLHQPMYYFLAMLSLTDMGMSMPTMISLFRVLWSISREIQFSTCVVQMFFIHTFSFTESSVLLAMAFDRYVAICHPLRYATILTPRLIMKIGIAALLRSACAMIPLLARLAFFPFCHSHILSHSYCLHQDMIRLACADTKFNVIYGLVLISVLWGMDSLGIFVSYVYILHSILKIASREGRLKALNTCASHICAVLILYVPMIGLSIVHRFAKHSSPLIHIFMAHIYLLVPPVLNPIIYSVKTKQIRQGVLYLLLHTKIGSTMM, from the coding sequence CTCTATGACAACCTTTAACTCCAGTAATACCCTGTCCTCCACATTCTATCTCTCAGGTATCCCTGGCTATGAGGAATTTCACCACTGGATATCCATTCCATTCTGTCTCCTGTACCTTGTTGGAATCATGGGTAACTGCACCATCCTGCATATTGTTCGGACAGACCCCAGGCTCCATCAGCCCATGTACTACTTTCTGGCCATGCTTTCCCTCACCGACATGGGCATGTCCATGCCCACCATGATATCACTCTTCAGGGTGTTGTGGTCCATTTCCAGGGAAATCCAGTTCAGTACCTGTGTGGTCCAAATGTTCTTCATTCACACTTTCTCCTTCACGGAATCATCTGTGCTCTTGGCCATGGCCTTTGACCGCTACGTGGCTATCTGCCACCCTCTACGATATGCTACCATTCTCACCCCAAGACTTATCATGAAAATTGGAATTGCAGCCCTGCTTAGGAGTGCCTGTGCCATGATTCCACTTCTGGCTCGGCtggccttctttcctttctgccacTCTCACATCCTTTCTCATTCATATTGTCTGCACCAGGACATGATCCGCCTTGCCTGTGCTGACACCAAGTTTAATGTTATATATGGGTTGGTTCTAATCAGTGTGCTGTGGGGAATGGACTCTCTGGGTATTTTTGTGTCTTATGTGTACATCCTTCACTCTATATTAAAAATTGCATCACGTGAAGGGCGGCTTAAGGCTCTCAACACGTGTGCGTCTCACATCTGTGCTGTACTCATCCTATATGTGCCTATGATTGGGTTATCTATTGTCCACCGTTTTGCCAAACACTCCTCCCCATTGATCCATATCTTCATGGCTCACATCTACTTATTGGTTCCACCTGTGCTCAATCCAATCATCTATAGTGTGAAGACCAAACAGATCCGTCAAGGAGTCCTCTACCTACTTCTCCACACAAAAATCGGTTCTACTATGATGTAG